A region from the Carcharodon carcharias isolate sCarCar2 chromosome 29, sCarCar2.pri, whole genome shotgun sequence genome encodes:
- the LOC121271115 gene encoding interferon-induced protein 44-like, which yields MGGLFSPFSSGSASSVNPAYSEEGDVHRLTIDARSLVFLRRKLRDYKPPNGCGDGINILLFGLVGAGKSATINTILSALDPECETITSVPTGLNPSSLTAQLRSYRLYFAKSLQLWDTAGWNTVNDAVKAKKILKMILEGRVPEKTNLHDFNPDLDDSKYQVIPENVIHGVAFIVDLSTIDNISGDMKTQFKDMQTIVAQKYIYRTVIGTKFDQLGIPEKDNSYIYQYKPLQEKFAKLSEDTGMEKRSMFAISNKWKGDTIDQTRCVLILHALENMVRNINEYFRTAE from the exons ATGGGAGGCT TATTTTCTCCTTTCTCCTCTGGCTCCGCTTCCTCGGTTAACCCCGCTTACTCGGAGGAGGGTGACGTTCATCGTCTCACTATCGATGCAAG GTCCCTGGTATTTCTTCGGAGGAAGTTGCGGGACTACAAACCTCCCAACGGGTGTGGGGACGGTATAAACATCTTACTCTTCGGCTTGGTGGGGGCTGGTAAATCAGCCACCATTAATACAATCCTCTCAGCTCTGGATCCAGAATGTGAAACGATAACCAGTGTCCCAACTGGACTGAATCCCAGCTCTCTCACAGCCCAG CTCAGATCCTACAGGCTATATTTTGCTAAGTCACTACAGCTTTGGGACACAGCCGGTTGGAACACAGTGAATGATGCAGTTAAGGCAAAGAAAATTTTAAAGATGATCCTGGAAGGAAGGGTGCCAGAAAAAACCAAT TTGCACGATTTCAATCCTGATTTGGATGATAGCAAGTATCAAGTCATTCCAGAAAATGTAATTCATGGAGTCGCATTCATTGTTGACCTGAGCACGATAGACAACATCAGTGGGGATATGAAGACACAGTTTAAGGACATGCAAACCATTGTGGCACAAAAAT ATATTTACAGGACTGTGATTGGGACCAAATTTGACCAATTAGGGATACCAGAGAAAGACAATAGTTACATTTATCAATACAAGCCACTACAGGAGAAG TTTGCAAAGTTGTCAGAAGATACTGGGATGGAGAAGCGCAGCATGTTTGCCATTTCGAATAAATGGAAAGGCGATACGATAGATCAGACCAGATGTGTGCTCATTTTGCACGCATTGGAAAATATGGTCAGAAACATAAATGAATACTTCAGAACAGCAGAATAA